A single genomic interval of Flavobacterium sp. N2820 harbors:
- a CDS encoding TIGR03643 family protein — MKKKKISEFDNETLNRVVAMAQEEKKPFEVLKEEFGVSENEVTELMRKRLSKDNFELWKKKVTATKPKPKPIKYNELEDDDLDSKYYFKNKFD; from the coding sequence ATGAAAAAGAAGAAAATTTCAGAATTCGACAACGAAACCCTAAATAGAGTTGTTGCGATGGCCCAAGAGGAAAAAAAACCTTTTGAAGTTTTAAAAGAAGAATTTGGCGTGTCAGAAAACGAAGTGACTGAATTGATGCGAAAACGTTTATCTAAAGACAATTTTGAACTTTGGAAAAAGAAAGTTACAGCAACTAAACCTAAACCTAAACCAATTAAATACAACGAATTGGAAGACGATGATTTAGATAGTAAATATTACTTTAAAAATAAATTTGATTAA
- a CDS encoding peptidase M61: protein MKKIILSLAMVSFLWSCTSTQNVTSTKNEVDVTIDLVNVKDDKVMVTIKTPTFTTETTSFHIPKTVPGTYSEDDYGRFVEQVKAFDAKGNVLKVAKTDENSYTISEATKLAKITYLVNDSFDTEGGAGFGESEDIFSPSGTNINAGVNFMLNTHGFIGYFKGKEETPYKLTVKHPANLLGVSAMIDADNSDTSDVFVMPKYASLVEMPIMYSKPDYTSFMVDDMEIIISVYSPTGKYTAKQITPNMETMMKAQKRFLGPIDSTKKYAILLYLSDVAAKDAKGFGALEHPTSTVVVMPEVMGLEMLQEQLKDVVSHEFFHIVTPLTIHSNEIQNFDFNKPEMSEHLWMYEGVTEYFANLFQVNQGLIDEAAFYERMAGKIAQSRQMNDNMSFTKMSKNVLNPPYKEQYLNVYQKGALIAMCMDIIIRENSNGKKGILNLMQELSKEYGTTKAFKDEELFGKITALTYPAVGEFLNKHVAGETPIPYEQYFAKMGVSETTIEVAGNPFLKGQTQPYITVDPNTKEIMILPEIELNSFMTTLGLKNNDKILAINETAYNLDNIYDMIMASMNWKDGEAITVKIKRDGKEQTVKGKIVMPKEKQDGYQSTDDSKKTIREAWLRG from the coding sequence ATGAAAAAAATAATTCTTTCACTAGCAATGGTGAGTTTTCTTTGGAGTTGTACTTCAACCCAAAATGTAACCTCAACAAAAAACGAAGTTGATGTTACTATTGATTTAGTCAATGTAAAAGACGACAAAGTAATGGTAACCATTAAAACCCCAACTTTCACAACAGAAACGACTTCGTTTCACATTCCAAAAACGGTTCCTGGTACTTACTCTGAAGATGATTACGGTCGTTTTGTAGAACAAGTAAAAGCATTTGATGCTAAAGGAAATGTGCTTAAAGTGGCTAAAACAGATGAAAATTCATATACCATTTCAGAAGCAACAAAATTGGCTAAAATTACTTATTTAGTAAATGACTCTTTCGATACCGAAGGTGGTGCTGGATTTGGTGAGAGCGAAGACATATTTTCTCCATCAGGAACAAACATTAATGCAGGTGTAAATTTCATGCTAAATACACACGGTTTTATCGGATATTTCAAAGGAAAAGAAGAAACTCCATACAAATTAACAGTGAAACATCCTGCTAATTTATTAGGCGTATCTGCAATGATTGACGCAGATAATAGTGATACTTCTGATGTTTTTGTAATGCCAAAATATGCTAGTTTGGTAGAAATGCCAATCATGTATTCAAAACCAGATTATACTTCATTTATGGTTGATGACATGGAAATCATCATCAGTGTGTATTCTCCAACAGGAAAATATACGGCAAAACAAATTACGCCAAACATGGAAACGATGATGAAGGCACAAAAACGATTTTTAGGCCCAATCGACTCAACAAAAAAATATGCAATTTTACTTTATTTATCAGATGTAGCTGCTAAAGATGCAAAAGGATTTGGTGCACTAGAACACCCAACTTCAACAGTAGTTGTAATGCCTGAAGTAATGGGATTAGAAATGTTACAAGAACAATTGAAAGATGTAGTTTCACACGAGTTTTTTCATATTGTAACCCCTTTAACCATTCATTCAAACGAAATCCAAAATTTTGATTTCAACAAACCTGAAATGTCTGAACATTTATGGATGTATGAAGGAGTAACAGAATATTTTGCAAATTTATTCCAAGTAAACCAAGGTTTAATTGACGAGGCAGCTTTCTATGAAAGAATGGCAGGTAAAATTGCACAATCGCGCCAAATGAATGACAATATGAGTTTTACTAAAATGAGTAAAAACGTATTAAACCCACCTTACAAAGAGCAATATTTAAATGTATACCAAAAAGGGGCATTAATTGCTATGTGTATGGATATCATTATTAGAGAAAATAGCAACGGTAAAAAAGGAATTTTAAATCTGATGCAAGAATTATCTAAAGAATATGGAACTACAAAAGCATTCAAAGACGAAGAATTATTCGGAAAAATTACAGCATTAACCTATCCTGCGGTAGGAGAATTTTTAAACAAACATGTTGCTGGAGAAACGCCAATTCCATACGAACAATATTTTGCAAAAATGGGTGTGTCTGAAACAACAATTGAAGTAGCAGGAAATCCATTCTTAAAAGGACAAACTCAACCTTATATTACAGTTGATCCAAATACAAAAGAAATCATGATTTTACCTGAAATTGAATTGAATTCTTTTATGACTACTTTAGGATTAAAAAATAATGATAAAATTCTTGCCATTAATGAAACAGCCTATAATCTTGACAATATCTACGATATGATTATGGCTAGTATGAACTGGAAAGATGGTGAAGCTATTACTGTAAAAATCAAAAGAGACGGAAAAGAGCAAACAGTGAAAGGAAAAATTGTAATGCCTAAAGAAAAACAAGATGGCTATCAATCAACAGACGACTCTAAAAAAACTATTCGTGAAGCTTGGTTAAGAGGTTAA
- the htpG gene encoding molecular chaperone HtpG — MASGKINVSVENIFPLIKKFLYSDHEIFLRELVSNATDATLKLKHLTSIGEAKVEYGNPIIEVKIDKEGKKLHIIDQGLGMTADEVEKYINQVAFSGAEEFLEKYKDSAKDSGIIGHFGLGFYSAFMVAEKVEIITKSYKDEPAAHWTCDGSPEFTLVPHDKTERGSEIILHIAEDSLEFLEEFKIRELLTKYNKFMPVPIKFGTKQEALPKPEDAGDDYKTEYLEVDNIINNPNPAWTKQPVDLTDEDYKKFYHELYPMQFEEPLFNIHLNVDYPFNLTGILYFPKMGADLQLQKDKIQLYQNQVYVTDNVEGIVPEFLGMLKGVIDSPDIPLNVSRSYLQADGNVKKISNYITRKVADKLKSLFNENREDFEQKWNDIKIVLEYGMLSEPKFYDKAGDFVLYPTTDNKYYTLAELKEAIAPNQTDKNGKLVVLYASNKDAQHSYIDIAKEKGYQVLLLDSPIVSHLIQKLEADNENISFARVDADHIDKLIQKEEETISKLSDEEKNKLKETLETVVPKENYTVQLENLDSNAAPFMITQPEFMRRMKEMSASGGGGMFGMGNFPDMYNLVVNTNSELATTILNSTEDAQKDLVKQALDLAKLSQGLLKGEELTAFVKRSFETLK, encoded by the coding sequence ATGGCATCAGGAAAAATTAATGTTTCAGTAGAAAACATCTTTCCCTTAATTAAAAAGTTTTTGTACAGCGACCACGAAATTTTTCTTCGTGAATTAGTATCGAATGCTACCGACGCTACTTTAAAATTAAAACATTTAACCAGTATTGGTGAAGCTAAAGTAGAATATGGCAATCCAATAATCGAAGTAAAAATCGACAAAGAAGGCAAAAAACTACACATCATTGACCAAGGTTTAGGAATGACCGCTGATGAAGTAGAAAAATACATCAATCAAGTAGCTTTTTCTGGCGCAGAAGAATTCTTAGAAAAATATAAAGATTCGGCTAAAGATTCAGGAATTATTGGCCACTTTGGATTAGGTTTTTACTCGGCTTTTATGGTGGCTGAAAAGGTAGAAATCATTACTAAATCATATAAAGACGAACCTGCAGCGCATTGGACATGCGATGGAAGTCCGGAATTTACTTTAGTACCTCATGACAAAACGGAAAGAGGTTCGGAAATCATCTTACATATTGCTGAAGATTCTTTAGAATTTTTAGAAGAATTTAAAATCCGTGAATTGTTAACCAAGTACAATAAATTTATGCCTGTTCCGATTAAATTTGGAACCAAACAAGAAGCGCTTCCAAAACCTGAAGATGCAGGCGATGATTACAAAACGGAATACCTTGAAGTAGATAACATCATCAATAATCCAAATCCGGCTTGGACAAAACAACCGGTAGATTTAACGGATGAAGATTACAAAAAATTCTATCACGAATTGTATCCAATGCAATTTGAAGAGCCGTTATTCAACATACACTTAAATGTGGATTATCCATTCAACTTGACTGGAATTTTATATTTCCCAAAAATGGGCGCTGATTTACAATTGCAAAAAGATAAAATTCAATTGTACCAAAATCAAGTATATGTGACTGACAATGTGGAAGGAATAGTTCCTGAATTTTTAGGAATGTTGAAAGGTGTGATTGATTCACCAGATATTCCGTTAAACGTTTCGCGTTCGTATTTACAAGCGGATGGAAATGTAAAGAAAATTTCAAACTATATCACTCGTAAAGTAGCTGATAAATTAAAATCGTTATTCAACGAAAACCGTGAAGATTTCGAACAAAAATGGAACGACATCAAAATTGTGTTGGAATACGGAATGCTTTCGGAACCAAAATTTTATGATAAAGCTGGTGATTTTGTATTGTATCCAACTACAGATAACAAATATTACACTTTAGCCGAATTAAAAGAAGCTATTGCTCCAAATCAAACCGATAAAAACGGAAAACTAGTAGTTTTATACGCTTCAAATAAAGACGCACAACACAGTTATATTGATATTGCAAAAGAAAAAGGCTATCAAGTGTTGTTATTAGATTCTCCAATTGTTTCACATTTAATTCAAAAATTAGAAGCTGATAATGAAAATATATCCTTTGCTCGTGTAGATGCAGATCATATCGATAAATTAATTCAGAAAGAAGAAGAAACGATTTCTAAGTTATCAGATGAAGAAAAAAATAAGCTAAAAGAAACTTTAGAAACAGTAGTTCCGAAAGAAAACTATACAGTTCAATTGGAAAATTTAGACAGCAATGCAGCTCCCTTCATGATAACGCAGCCTGAATTTATGCGAAGAATGAAAGAAATGAGTGCATCTGGCGGTGGTGGAATGTTTGGTATGGGTAATTTTCCAGATATGTATAATTTAGTAGTAAACACAAATTCAGAATTAGCAACTACGATTTTAAACAGCACAGAAGATGCACAAAAAGACTTAGTAAAACAAGCCTTAGATTTAGCAAAACTATCACAAGGATTACTAAAAGGCGAAGAACTAACGGCTTTTGTAAAGCGAAGTTTTGAAACTTTAAAGTAA
- a CDS encoding alpha-ketoglutarate-dependent dioxygenase AlkB family protein has translation MLNLFPKEKIILPLPDAVFEFYPNFFHHEEADILFEKLRLETPWQHDEITIFGKKILQPRLTCLFGNEGKPYSYSGLTMQPKPWNSTIMHIKNEVEANCNENFTTVLANLYRNEKDSNGWHADNERELGRNPIIASVSFGEERKFQLKHISDNNIKLSLDLTHGSLLLMKEGSQIHYKHQIPKASQPKNNRINLTFRTIL, from the coding sequence ATGCTGAATTTGTTTCCCAAAGAAAAAATAATATTGCCATTACCCGATGCGGTTTTTGAATTTTATCCAAATTTCTTCCACCATGAAGAAGCAGATATCTTGTTTGAAAAACTACGATTAGAGACACCTTGGCAACATGATGAAATTACCATTTTTGGAAAAAAAATTTTGCAGCCTAGACTCACTTGTCTTTTTGGAAATGAAGGAAAACCCTATTCCTATTCTGGTTTAACAATGCAACCAAAACCTTGGAATAGCACGATTATGCACATAAAAAATGAAGTTGAAGCCAATTGCAATGAAAACTTCACAACCGTTTTAGCAAATTTATATAGAAACGAAAAAGACAGCAACGGTTGGCATGCCGATAACGAACGTGAATTAGGTAGAAATCCGATAATTGCATCGGTAAGTTTTGGAGAAGAACGAAAGTTTCAATTGAAACATATTTCGGACAACAACATAAAATTATCCCTCGATTTAACCCACGGAAGTTTATTACTAATGAAAGAAGGCAGTCAAATTCATTACAAACACCAAATTCCAAAAGCATCACAACCAAAGAATAATAGAATAAATTTAACATTTCGGACGATTTTATAA
- a CDS encoding OmpA family protein — protein sequence MKKKYIAFSMITIVLFSTSFVGCEAIKNANNTQKGVAIGTTSGAVIGGILGNNLGKGGNTPLGAVIGGVVGGTIGGLIGNKMDKQAREIETALPGTQVQRVGEGIHLVLGENSVNFEFNKSALTLTAKQNLDKLVPVFKEYSDTDIKIYGYTDSKGSQSYNLNLSSERAAAVKSYLSGKGLSPARFSVVGMGEAEPIETNDSETGRSLNRRVEFAIVANQKMIDDAEKEAGN from the coding sequence ATGAAAAAAAAGTATATCGCATTTAGTATGATTACAATTGTTTTGTTTTCTACTTCATTTGTGGGTTGTGAAGCTATAAAAAACGCAAACAATACCCAAAAAGGAGTTGCTATTGGTACCACCTCAGGTGCAGTAATTGGAGGAATTTTAGGGAACAACTTAGGAAAAGGAGGCAATACGCCTTTAGGTGCTGTTATTGGTGGGGTAGTTGGAGGAACAATTGGCGGTTTGATTGGAAATAAAATGGATAAACAAGCTCGAGAAATTGAAACAGCTTTACCAGGAACTCAAGTACAAAGAGTTGGTGAGGGAATTCATTTAGTATTGGGAGAAAATTCTGTTAATTTTGAATTCAATAAATCGGCTTTAACACTAACCGCTAAGCAAAATTTAGATAAATTGGTGCCCGTTTTTAAAGAATATTCTGATACAGATATAAAAATTTATGGCTACACCGATAGTAAAGGTTCTCAAAGTTATAATTTAAATTTATCTTCAGAAAGAGCGGCTGCTGTTAAATCATATCTATCGGGTAAAGGATTGTCTCCTGCGCGTTTTTCAGTAGTTGGTATGGGAGAAGCAGAACCAATCGAAACAAATGATTCGGAAACGGGTAGAAGTTTAAATAGACGTGTAGAATTTGCTATCGTTGCCAATCAAAAAATGATTGATGACGCAGAAAAAGAAGCTGGAAATTAA
- a CDS encoding murein L,D-transpeptidase catalytic domain family protein: MKHFFLVMILSFLCCNDAENNVEASKDYSKIHTEALAFCQKEGFDENYYFLVDLSIHSGKNRFFIYDFKTKKVVDKNLVTHGSCDQFEENPTKWEKVRFDNRVDSHCSMKGKYKIGNRDYSSWGINVKYWLYGLEESNKSAVKRVVVLHSWNAVKNNEVYPKFAPLSWGCPAVSNEFMEKLDTRLQKSEKPVLLWIVE, from the coding sequence ATGAAACACTTTTTTCTTGTTATGATTCTTAGTTTTTTATGTTGCAATGATGCCGAAAATAACGTAGAAGCTTCAAAAGACTATTCTAAAATTCACACAGAAGCATTAGCATTTTGTCAGAAAGAAGGGTTTGATGAAAATTATTACTTTTTAGTCGATTTAAGTATTCATTCAGGCAAGAATCGTTTTTTTATTTATGATTTTAAAACAAAAAAAGTAGTGGACAAAAATTTAGTTACTCATGGCAGTTGTGACCAATTTGAAGAAAATCCAACTAAATGGGAAAAAGTAAGGTTTGATAACAGAGTTGATAGCCATTGCTCCATGAAAGGAAAATATAAAATTGGCAACCGCGATTATAGTTCTTGGGGAATCAATGTGAAATATTGGCTATACGGTTTGGAAGAAAGTAATAAAAGTGCGGTCAAAAGAGTTGTGGTTTTACACTCTTGGAATGCTGTGAAAAATAATGAAGTGTATCCAAAATTTGCGCCATTGAGTTGGGGTTGTCCAGCAGTTTCAAATGAATTTATGGAAAAATTAGATACACGTTTGCAAAAATCAGAAAAACCAGTTTTGTTGTGGATTGTAGAATAA
- a CDS encoding DMT family transporter has product MSNNNIIKGVFLVALGATSYGMLATFVKLAYQENFTTAEVTSSQFIYGIIGVLIINLFQRTKNKNTAVKATSKNIMHLMLAGTSLGMTSVFYYLAVKYIPVSIGIVLLMQTVWMGVLLEWFLDKKAPSFQKIIAVLIVLIGTALAINIFKIDFNDTTINWSNGIFWGILAAASFTTTMFTANKVALGISSAQRSLYMLLGGAVIVFGFSVYTQTAPFNFEIFTKWGIILALFGTIIPPMLLNAGFPHTGIGLGSIVSSLELPVSVLMAFFLLNESVLLIQWIGIVLIIFAIVIMNIQFHKK; this is encoded by the coding sequence ATGTCAAACAACAATATTATTAAAGGCGTTTTTCTTGTTGCATTAGGTGCTACCAGTTATGGAATGTTAGCTACTTTCGTAAAACTAGCGTATCAAGAAAATTTTACAACTGCTGAAGTAACTTCCTCTCAATTTATCTATGGAATTATTGGCGTTTTAATCATTAATCTGTTTCAAAGAACAAAAAATAAAAACACTGCTGTAAAAGCAACTTCGAAAAACATTATGCACTTAATGTTGGCTGGAACTTCATTAGGAATGACAAGTGTTTTTTATTATTTAGCGGTAAAATACATACCCGTTTCTATTGGAATTGTATTATTAATGCAAACGGTATGGATGGGTGTTTTATTAGAATGGTTTTTAGATAAAAAAGCGCCTTCTTTCCAAAAAATAATTGCCGTACTTATTGTTTTAATTGGAACTGCCTTAGCGATAAATATTTTTAAAATTGATTTCAATGACACAACCATCAATTGGTCTAACGGAATTTTTTGGGGAATTTTAGCAGCTGCATCATTTACTACAACTATGTTTACTGCAAACAAAGTTGCACTAGGAATTTCATCGGCACAAAGAAGTTTATACATGCTTTTAGGTGGAGCAGTAATTGTTTTTGGCTTTAGTGTATATACACAAACAGCACCCTTTAATTTCGAAATTTTTACCAAATGGGGAATTATTTTAGCGCTTTTTGGAACCATTATTCCACCAATGTTGCTAAATGCCGGTTTTCCGCACACAGGTATTGGATTAGGAAGTATTGTTTCTTCATTAGAACTACCTGTTTCGGTATTAATGGCTTTTTTCTTATTAAATGAAAGTGTTTTATTGATTCAATGGATTGGCATTGTGTTAATAATTTTTGCCATTGTAATAATGAATATTCAATTTCACAAAAAATAA
- a CDS encoding lipocalin family protein, translating to MKSVIIFGLFFLIVSCKTNPVTKLDNKTAVGLKGNWKLTSVSYPNSSYIKINSFGVADSQCFEASEWRFVSNNNEGEMALKKPGCPSFSSEITWYVNQEGNLVLKFIGADAKAKRVKEGYILKVANLTENSFELLDNVEVAGKITTLVYEFNRLN from the coding sequence ATGAAAAGTGTAATTATTTTTGGTTTGTTTTTTTTGATTGTCTCATGCAAAACTAATCCTGTTACAAAATTAGACAATAAGACAGCGGTAGGTTTAAAAGGAAATTGGAAACTCACATCGGTTTCGTATCCAAATTCTTCTTATATCAAGATTAATTCTTTTGGTGTGGCTGATTCTCAGTGTTTTGAGGCGAGTGAGTGGCGTTTTGTTTCCAATAATAATGAAGGAGAAATGGCCTTAAAAAAACCGGGTTGTCCTTCGTTTTCTAGTGAAATTACATGGTATGTAAATCAAGAAGGAAATCTTGTTTTAAAATTTATTGGTGCTGATGCAAAGGCTAAAAGGGTAAAAGAAGGGTACATTTTAAAAGTGGCTAATTTAACAGAAAATTCATTTGAGCTATTAGATAATGTAGAAGTTGCAGGAAAAATCACCACTTTGGTTTATGAATTTAACAGATTAAATTAA
- a CDS encoding GNAT family N-acetyltransferase: MWKVNGTYWKYFKEHYYLDLPHPPAAEYFVGVVNGELVAHVAVCPLFTAKAYRATRLVVMPEWQGAGVGTAFLNEVMQYHLEGNGRCGHKFPTFFHTSHPQLASYLRSAKVWIQTGAMLYGSNKTRSNASIVKTGKKGTITGCGYGGHFRAIQSFKYIGK, from the coding sequence ATTTGGAAGGTCAACGGAACTTACTGGAAGTATTTTAAAGAGCATTACTATTTAGACCTACCACATCCGCCTGCAGCCGAATACTTTGTTGGAGTTGTAAACGGGGAACTTGTGGCACACGTTGCTGTTTGTCCTTTGTTTACGGCTAAGGCTTACAGGGCAACTCGTTTAGTTGTTATGCCCGAGTGGCAAGGTGCTGGAGTTGGAACCGCATTTTTAAATGAGGTTATGCAATACCATTTAGAAGGTAACGGCAGATGCGGGCATAAGTTCCCGACGTTCTTTCACACTAGCCACCCGCAATTAGCATCTTATTTAAGAAGTGCAAAAGTTTGGATACAAACAGGCGCAATGCTATATGGCTCTAATAAAACAAGAAGCAACGCTAGTATCGTTAAGACTGGGAAAAAGGGAACTATTACAGGCTGTGGATATGGCGGACATTTTAGAGCTATTCAAAGTTTTAAATATATAGGAAAATGA
- a CDS encoding formyltransferase family protein: MKKLRVFISGQKYFGEQVFSLCQSLDFIEIVGVCAPLDDKYIGKTARKFNIPVVPAGALNADTMPNNVDIGITAHSFDYIGVRTRYKPNIGWIGYHPSLLPRHRGRSSIEWAIKMRDAITGGTVFWLNAGIDRGDIAYQEICFIDPKMYAMDTKKAAKLLWEHELQDLGLKLIRQALIDISNGVIIKKPQRKEFSTFEPSTDVKDIFKPDLLMLEQYASDSK, encoded by the coding sequence ATGAAAAAATTAAGAGTTTTTATAAGTGGTCAAAAGTATTTTGGAGAGCAAGTGTTTAGCTTGTGCCAAAGCCTTGACTTTATCGAAATTGTAGGAGTTTGCGCTCCGCTCGATGATAAGTACATCGGTAAAACCGCAAGAAAGTTTAATATTCCAGTTGTGCCTGCGGGCGCATTAAACGCCGATACAATGCCCAATAATGTAGATATTGGTATTACGGCGCACTCATTTGATTATATCGGCGTACGCACAAGATATAAGCCTAATATTGGTTGGATAGGTTATCACCCGAGTTTGTTACCACGTCATCGTGGGCGTTCGTCTATTGAATGGGCTATCAAAATGCGGGATGCAATTACAGGCGGAACAGTGTTTTGGTTAAATGCTGGAATTGATCGAGGTGATATTGCATATCAGGAGATTTGCTTCATAGATCCGAAAATGTACGCAATGGACACAAAGAAGGCAGCAAAGTTGTTGTGGGAGCATGAGCTTCAGGACTTAGGATTAAAGTTGATTCGACAGGCGCTGATTGATATAAGTAACGGAGTTATTATAAAGAAGCCACAGCGTAAGGAGTTTAGCACCTTTGAGCCAAGCACTGACGTCAAGGATATATTTAAGCCAGACTTATTGATGTTGGAGCAATATGCATCTGATAGCAAATAA
- the aqpZ gene encoding aquaporin Z produces the protein MRKLLAEFFGTFWLVFGGCGAAVFAAGIPNIGIGLVGVSLAFGLTVLTMAYAVGHISGGHFNPAVTLGLWASGRFSEKEILPYVVSQVLGATAAAGVLYLILNGGGGTDFAADSAGAFASNFYESNAFDTKTYYNGVGFSMEAAFLAEFILTMFFLIIILGATDRFANGKFAGIAIGLALTLIHLISIPITNTSVNPARSTSQALFVQGEAISQLWLFWVAPIAGAIAAGYIYKNLLQDNK, from the coding sequence ATGAGAAAATTATTAGCTGAATTTTTCGGAACCTTTTGGTTGGTATTTGGTGGATGTGGTGCTGCCGTTTTTGCTGCTGGAATTCCAAATATTGGAATTGGATTAGTAGGAGTTTCATTAGCATTTGGACTAACCGTTTTAACTATGGCGTATGCTGTAGGTCATATTTCTGGTGGTCATTTCAATCCCGCAGTTACTTTAGGATTGTGGGCAAGTGGTCGTTTTTCTGAAAAAGAAATTTTACCCTATGTTGTATCACAAGTTTTAGGCGCTACAGCTGCAGCAGGAGTTTTATACCTAATTTTAAATGGTGGAGGTGGAACAGATTTTGCAGCAGATTCGGCAGGTGCTTTTGCATCAAATTTCTATGAATCTAATGCATTTGATACAAAAACATATTATAACGGTGTTGGATTTTCAATGGAAGCCGCTTTTTTAGCTGAATTCATATTAACAATGTTTTTTTTAATTATCATTCTAGGAGCAACCGACAGATTTGCCAACGGAAAATTTGCTGGGATTGCAATTGGTTTAGCACTAACATTAATTCACCTAATTAGTATTCCAATCACAAATACTTCTGTAAATCCCGCACGTTCTACTTCACAAGCCTTATTTGTGCAAGGCGAAGCAATAAGTCAATTATGGTTATTTTGGGTAGCTCCAATTGCTGGTGCCATTGCAGCTGGATATATTTACAAAAATTTATTACAAGACAACAAATAA
- a CDS encoding DUF2721 domain-containing protein, which yields MTLSLETPALLFSATSLILLAYTNRFLTIAQIVRSLKKNYDDNHNKSILLEIKNLNLRLTLIRYMQLFGVMCLFLSVFAMLLLYVNQENFGIYFFGASLLCLLLSLGISFWEISISVNALRVHLKDLSEDIE from the coding sequence ATGACACTTTCTTTAGAAACACCCGCTTTATTATTCTCTGCTACTTCTTTAATCCTATTAGCATATACCAACCGTTTCTTAACAATCGCTCAAATTGTACGAAGCTTAAAGAAAAACTACGACGACAATCATAACAAAAGTATTTTATTGGAAATCAAAAACCTAAATCTTAGATTAACGCTAATACGTTACATGCAACTTTTTGGAGTAATGTGTTTGTTCTTATCGGTTTTTGCAATGTTATTGCTTTATGTCAATCAAGAAAATTTTGGAATTTATTTTTTTGGAGCTAGTTTACTTTGTTTATTGCTTTCGTTAGGCATTTCTTTTTGGGAAATTAGTATTTCGGTAAACGCACTTCGTGTTCATTTAAAAGATTTGTCAGAAGACATTGAATAA
- a CDS encoding TIGR03643 family protein gives MEMTWEDRPPFEAITFQFGISEQETFEIMCCEMKTSSFRIWRKRVQRRTTKHAKLRTNGIDRFKCKLQRQITHNKISKR, from the coding sequence ATTGAAATGACTTGGGAAGACCGACCCCCTTTTGAAGCAATAACATTTCAATTTGGTATTTCTGAACAAGAAACATTTGAAATTATGTGTTGCGAAATGAAAACTTCTAGCTTTAGAATCTGGCGCAAACGGGTTCAAAGAAGAACAACCAAGCATGCGAAACTTAGAACAAATGGAATCGACCGATTCAAATGCAAATTACAAAGACAAATAACTCACAACAAAATATCTAAACGATAA